A genomic stretch from Desulfurococcaceae archaeon MEX13E-LK6-19 includes:
- the arcC gene encoding carbamate kinase: MARDEKFLVVAFGGNAFQTKGEKGTPEDYWRNAYRSAEFLIKIIEEGYKIAITHGNGPQVGIIAEWMMAGLKMKGLPPMTLDIAGAMTQGWLGYLIQQSLYNKLLEKGLLGKVVKGVVTIVTQVLVDKNDPAFQNPTKYIGPWYEEEEAKKIAQELGWVMKPDPRGGWRRVVPSPDPKGPIEIDAIKRLVEEGFIVIASGGGGIPVVKEDGVLKGVEAVIDKDLAGERLATALGAGTLLILTDVEKVYLNYGTPQQKPIDVMTVSEAKKYYQEGHFKPGSMGPKVLAGIRFVENGGKQAIIGHLYKAYEALKGESGTRIIPD; encoded by the coding sequence ATGGCTAGAGACGAGAAATTCCTTGTAGTAGCTTTCGGTGGTAATGCATTTCAGACAAAAGGCGAGAAAGGAACACCTGAGGATTATTGGAGGAACGCATATCGTTCAGCAGAGTTCTTGATAAAAATTATTGAAGAAGGATATAAGATAGCTATAACACATGGAAACGGACCACAAGTAGGTATCATTGCAGAGTGGATGATGGCTGGACTTAAAATGAAAGGACTCCCACCAATGACTCTCGACATTGCTGGTGCTATGACACAGGGCTGGCTAGGCTACCTAATACAGCAGTCATTGTACAATAAATTACTCGAAAAAGGACTCTTGGGCAAGGTTGTCAAAGGTGTTGTAACTATCGTAACGCAAGTACTTGTAGACAAGAATGACCCGGCATTCCAGAACCCAACAAAATATATTGGACCATGGTATGAAGAAGAGGAAGCAAAGAAGATTGCCCAAGAACTAGGATGGGTAATGAAGCCTGACCCACGTGGCGGCTGGAGAAGAGTAGTACCATCACCTGACCCCAAGGGACCAATAGAGATTGATGCAATAAAGAGGCTTGTAGAAGAAGGCTTTATAGTAATAGCAAGCGGTGGTGGAGGCATCCCGGTAGTTAAAGAAGACGGTGTACTCAAGGGCGTAGAAGCCGTAATAGACAAAGACCTTGCAGGAGAAAGGCTTGCAACAGCTCTTGGAGCAGGAACACTCCTTATCCTGACCGATGTAGAGAAAGTATACCTCAACTACGGTACACCACAGCAGAAACCAATAGATGTAATGACTGTTAGTGAAGCAAAGAAGTACTACCAGGAAGGACACTTCAAGCCAGGTAGCATGGGACCCAAAGTACTAGCAGGAATCCGTTTCGTTGAGAACGGCGGTAAACAGGCAATAATAGGACACCTATACAAAGCATATGAAGCACTAAAAGGAGAATCCGGAACACGCATTATACCTGATTAG
- a CDS encoding TrkH family potassium uptake protein: MSSIQWSAVLYFVGWILLGFSIVLFLVAFASLLLNEPYAMLFFIVFIIVLLSGLLIIRLIEKPVNIGVLDSLIVAILSFFIPGILHTLVMVLCGFDFWDSLFESISGITTTGLSVYDAASLPRTILFSRALLQWIGGVGIVILTLGMLLRPGTMAYKLLATHIRKEAVMPSIMVVARAVIMIYSVLTVVAIVFYRIAGMDWFESIVHGLTTISTGGFSTRAYLTGSTVIVALVFMFISAQSFPRYYMAFLKRKPKYIGMGPQIKYFVAINIVAIVLSYIAVNASSVNISFGDIVFTIISASTTTGYASVSIDELPIVVKYIVIVLMVIGASLGSTGGGFKQYRLILLLKEVWRRVLKTVSPQGRILTVRLEGETVDDDEIYMAMLVINLYLIALVVSTIVFLYAGYSFIDSLFTVASALGTVGLAPSIVSQSMQWWIKLLLSIDMFLGRLEILPVVAVMAHGIEEVKKSLRSLSL; the protein is encoded by the coding sequence TTGTCTTCTATACAATGGAGTGCCGTACTATACTTCGTTGGATGGATTCTTCTAGGCTTTAGTATTGTTTTATTCCTTGTAGCTTTTGCTTCGCTACTACTTAATGAGCCCTATGCGATGTTGTTCTTTATTGTTTTTATTATTGTTTTATTGAGTGGATTATTGATAATTAGGCTTATTGAGAAGCCAGTTAATATAGGTGTTTTGGATTCTCTAATTGTAGCTATTTTATCGTTCTTTATACCAGGTATTCTACATACGCTTGTCATGGTTTTGTGTGGTTTTGATTTCTGGGATAGTCTTTTCGAAAGCATATCGGGTATAACTACTACTGGTTTATCTGTTTACGATGCTGCTAGTCTTCCTAGAACAATATTGTTTTCACGTGCTCTCCTGCAGTGGATTGGTGGCGTGGGTATAGTTATACTGACTCTCGGGATGCTCCTTAGACCCGGTACAATGGCGTATAAACTGCTTGCTACTCATATTAGGAAAGAGGCTGTTATGCCTAGCATCATGGTTGTAGCTAGAGCGGTTATAATGATATATAGTGTCTTAACGGTTGTAGCCATAGTTTTTTATCGTATTGCAGGTATGGACTGGTTTGAATCAATAGTTCATGGTTTAACAACTATTTCAACAGGAGGTTTCTCGACAAGAGCGTATCTCACAGGTAGTACGGTGATTGTTGCGCTTGTATTCATGTTTATTAGTGCACAGAGTTTCCCAAGATACTACATGGCGTTTCTGAAGAGGAAACCGAAATATATTGGCATGGGTCCCCAGATCAAGTACTTTGTTGCAATAAATATTGTAGCAATAGTGTTATCCTATATTGCAGTAAATGCCTCTAGTGTAAATATTAGTTTTGGGGACATAGTATTCACTATTATTTCAGCGTCAACCACAACAGGATATGCTTCTGTATCAATAGACGAGCTTCCTATCGTGGTAAAATATATTGTCATAGTACTCATGGTTATTGGGGCTTCACTAGGTTCTACGGGAGGAGGATTCAAACAATATAGACTAATACTCCTGCTCAAGGAAGTATGGAGACGTGTATTGAAAACAGTTTCTCCACAAGGAAGAATATTGACTGTCAGGCTTGAGGGCGAGACTGTTGATGACGATGAAATCTATATGGCTATGCTTGTCATAAATCTCTACTTAATCGCGTTGGTTGTATCAACAATAGTGTTTCTCTACGCCGGGTACAGCTTCATAGATAGTTTGTTTACTGTAGCTTCAGCACTAGGAACTGTTGGTTTAGCTCCATCAATCGTGAGCCAGAGTATGCAATGGTGGATTAAACTATTGCTATCAATAGACATGTTCTTGGGCAGACTCGAAATACTACCTGTTGTAGCCGTTATGGCGCATGGTATTGAAGAGGTTAAAAAGAGTCTTAGATCACTTTCCTTATAA
- a CDS encoding HAD family hydrolase: MGNDIVFVYDFDGVIVDSYDCLPKVYREIARLLNIENTELFVKAMIMFEDVADYMGLWDRRKWWKIIFSIDDEKAEEISRLYWGLRIKYTKVFDDAKTVLTELKKRGYVLYMVTGCDDTIENKIKRIEASGVKDFFEEILVYGRNSNYKDIVQAINVLKKKLSDKTLYYVDDKPSNLRKLVGLNIRLVHYMYKPHVFPEALSWTEKTPDGVIEIKDHREILNII; this comes from the coding sequence ATGGGCAACGATATTGTATTTGTATATGATTTCGACGGAGTTATCGTCGATAGCTATGATTGTCTACCCAAGGTCTATAGAGAAATTGCACGATTACTAAATATTGAGAACACGGAGTTGTTCGTTAAAGCAATGATCATGTTTGAAGATGTGGCAGATTACATGGGGTTATGGGATAGGAGGAAATGGTGGAAAATAATATTTAGTATAGATGATGAGAAAGCCGAGGAGATCTCTAGACTATATTGGGGTCTCAGAATAAAGTATACTAAAGTTTTTGACGATGCGAAAACTGTTCTTACCGAATTAAAGAAAAGAGGCTACGTGTTATACATGGTCACAGGATGTGATGACACCATAGAAAATAAAATAAAGAGAATAGAGGCATCAGGAGTCAAGGATTTCTTCGAGGAAATACTGGTTTATGGGCGTAACAGTAACTACAAGGATATAGTACAAGCAATTAATGTACTAAAAAAGAAACTATCGGATAAAACACTCTACTATGTTGATGATAAACCAAGTAATCTCAGAAAACTTGTCGGGCTGAATATCAGGCTTGTACATTACATGTATAAACCACATGTATTTCCCGAAGCCCTCTCTTGGACTGAAAAGACGCCGGATGGGGTAATAGAAATAAAAGATCATAGGGAAATTCTTAATATAATCTAG
- a CDS encoding HD domain-containing protein, giving the protein MVIVLSMEKVEKTGVYQPISLLQVLPFDGVVRDVIYDYIPYIKGVESPIIDTWVLQRLRYLYQLQLAHLVYPSATHTRFNHSLGVMHVAYRFMSQLLSRIEVLKNKLPREQTKVFLNKPKEILVATRIAGLLHDIGHGPFSHSFDKYVLKNRSYLGYVVGNHEVLGYIIYRDYLRDHIMKVIKNYGGLDAEFVAELLDEAMKPPHGMRGFTDLEKKGLLSLADYYVPHPDKQAHRLVRMVVRDFLYPADIVDYLVRDSYFTKAPIGVINMDWLIIQTYIVSHESILQPAISSKALDDLVRMLNARRFMYKNVYLHPVNIAFDETMGILLKCDAMREFIASVIDKMLEGELHYYKALTDYSIYGMLHRWSIEEDLDKYCSNVGSEARKALQSLFEYRKPKWKKLIRLEFDKEEARHLFTKGIGMDFMEIIEKRIRKELAHKFRSKGVRERDFKLLAQVIDPYPSSAKEISEYIYIARTIGDRAIDFTVKHLDEFTKEYGIRGEALFTLYIDREKYEKIDDDDLKRMIDYAVTIINEALGKAEEKKMPETA; this is encoded by the coding sequence ATGGTGATCGTCTTGAGCATGGAGAAAGTAGAAAAGACAGGGGTTTACCAACCCATTTCGTTGCTACAGGTACTTCCATTTGATGGTGTTGTACGTGATGTTATTTACGATTACATACCTTACATTAAGGGTGTTGAATCCCCCATTATTGATACTTGGGTTTTACAAAGACTCAGATACTTGTATCAACTCCAGCTAGCCCACCTAGTTTATCCTTCTGCTACACACACGCGTTTCAATCACAGTCTTGGAGTAATGCATGTAGCGTACAGGTTTATGTCACAACTATTGTCTCGCATAGAAGTTTTGAAAAACAAGCTCCCGCGCGAACAAACAAAAGTATTCCTCAACAAGCCTAAGGAAATACTTGTAGCAACCAGAATCGCTGGCCTTCTACACGATATTGGCCACGGCCCATTTAGCCATTCATTCGATAAATATGTTCTAAAGAATAGATCTTATCTTGGGTACGTTGTCGGGAACCACGAGGTTCTAGGCTACATCATATACAGGGATTACCTTAGAGACCATATTATGAAAGTTATCAAGAACTATGGAGGACTGGATGCAGAGTTCGTTGCAGAACTACTCGATGAAGCAATGAAGCCTCCACACGGTATGCGCGGCTTCACTGATCTCGAGAAGAAAGGACTGCTTAGCTTAGCAGACTATTACGTGCCCCATCCGGATAAACAAGCACATAGACTTGTAAGAATGGTTGTACGCGACTTCCTCTATCCAGCTGATATCGTTGACTATCTTGTTAGAGATAGCTACTTCACCAAAGCACCAATCGGAGTAATAAACATGGACTGGCTGATAATACAAACATATATTGTAAGCCATGAAAGCATACTACAACCGGCTATATCAAGTAAGGCTCTCGATGACCTTGTGAGAATGCTTAATGCTAGGAGGTTTATGTACAAAAACGTCTATCTCCACCCAGTTAACATAGCATTCGATGAGACTATGGGTATTCTCCTTAAATGTGATGCTATGAGGGAATTCATAGCCAGTGTTATCGATAAAATGCTTGAAGGCGAATTACACTACTATAAAGCATTAACAGACTATAGTATCTATGGAATGCTACATAGATGGAGTATTGAAGAAGACTTGGATAAATACTGTAGCAACGTTGGATCGGAGGCAAGAAAAGCCCTCCAAAGCCTGTTCGAGTACAGGAAGCCTAAATGGAAGAAACTCATAAGACTAGAGTTTGATAAGGAAGAAGCACGCCACTTATTCACTAAAGGCATAGGAATGGACTTCATGGAGATTATAGAAAAAAGAATCAGGAAAGAGCTAGCACATAAATTCCGCAGTAAAGGAGTTAGAGAACGTGACTTCAAGCTCTTGGCGCAAGTAATAGACCCCTATCCATCATCAGCTAAAGAGATCTCTGAGTACATCTACATAGCAAGAACCATAGGCGATAGAGCAATAGACTTTACAGTAAAGCACCTCGATGAATTCACTAAAGAATACGGTATCCGTGGTGAAGCACTCTTCACACTATACATTGATAGAGAAAAATACGAGAAAATAGATGACGACGACCTGAAGAGAATGATCGACTATGCTGTAACAATAATAAATGAAGCACTAGGAAAAGCTGAAGAGAAGAAGATGCCTGAAACAGCTTGA
- a CDS encoding DUF917 domain-containing protein codes for MAVLRLSTREDFESLLLGAALYATGGGGSIEKGLMLVKEAFLDRNRDLSIYDVEELDGEDVVVSVYNVGSVAYSTKYLQQTSWCIREALSLFNKVLGLSIGAFIPVELGAGNTAVTLYAAGVTGKPVIDGDRVGRAAPEIHQDVLLIHGKKLTPGVAVSPLGEKVIVMEYGSVDAYESILRNLAITASGSITVVDAPILFKEAKSIVIKNTLSRCYEVGKLVLEAMKYGKNIVSKLVEAIDGWVIFHGLIEDVVVRSKEGFLVGDIIVKGTNDFLGKKLRVWVKNEHIIAWINDEPIVMPPDLITFVDKHGVPVLNYELRKKLEVYVLACRAPDVWRTEKGLEYFGPRHFGFDLNYIPVEKLVKNIVMT; via the coding sequence ATGGCTGTTTTACGTTTATCTACAAGAGAGGATTTCGAATCTTTGCTCCTAGGTGCAGCACTATATGCTACTGGCGGCGGCGGGAGTATTGAGAAGGGGTTAATGCTTGTTAAAGAAGCATTTCTTGATAGAAATAGAGACCTTAGTATATATGATGTAGAAGAACTTGATGGTGAAGACGTTGTTGTCTCTGTATATAATGTTGGGAGCGTTGCCTATAGTACTAAATATTTACAGCAAACATCATGGTGTATTAGGGAAGCTCTTTCCTTATTCAATAAAGTGCTTGGTTTAAGCATAGGGGCATTTATTCCTGTTGAGCTTGGTGCAGGGAATACTGCTGTAACCCTCTATGCAGCTGGTGTGACAGGCAAGCCGGTTATTGATGGAGATAGGGTTGGAAGAGCTGCTCCAGAGATCCATCAAGACGTACTGCTTATTCATGGTAAGAAACTCACGCCGGGTGTTGCGGTATCGCCTTTGGGGGAGAAAGTTATTGTTATGGAGTATGGTAGTGTTGATGCATATGAGAGTATTCTCCGGAATCTTGCTATAACAGCTAGCGGCTCTATAACAGTCGTTGATGCACCTATATTATTCAAGGAAGCAAAAAGTATAGTAATTAAAAACACGCTGTCTAGATGCTATGAAGTTGGAAAGCTCGTTCTTGAAGCAATGAAATACGGTAAAAATATTGTTAGTAAGCTAGTTGAAGCTATCGATGGATGGGTTATATTTCATGGCTTAATAGAGGATGTTGTAGTGAGGAGTAAGGAGGGGTTTCTCGTAGGCGATATAATAGTAAAGGGTACTAATGATTTCTTAGGCAAGAAACTGAGAGTATGGGTGAAAAACGAGCATATAATTGCATGGATTAATGATGAACCTATAGTTATGCCACCAGACTTAATTACATTTGTTGACAAGCATGGTGTACCGGTTCTTAATTATGAGCTTCGTAAAAAACTTGAAGTCTACGTATTAGCTTGTAGGGCGCCTGATGTTTGGAGAACAGAAAAAGGTTTAGAGTATTTTGGCCCAAGACATTTTGGCTTCGATCTCAACTACATTCCCGTTGAAAAACTCGTCAAGAATATAGTTATGACCTGA
- a CDS encoding NAD-binding protein, with translation MRVIVAGASRIGKHIAQQLAGEGHDVVLLEPSEEVAKQIANELDCTVIHGDPTNVNTLREAGVENVDYFIAAMDDDKDNIIAGVAAKNLGAKEVIIILNDESYEQLALNLGIYGIVSPSKLAVLQILALVKGFDIVNLTTVIKSDARFFTGVISEKLDGKKISEIKLPGDSMIIAVYRGEEFLLPKNDLVLRKGDEVVVITRDSDLSKVKEFFSKQQG, from the coding sequence TTGCGCGTGATTGTAGCTGGGGCGTCTCGCATAGGTAAGCATATAGCTCAGCAACTAGCCGGCGAAGGACATGATGTTGTATTATTGGAGCCTAGTGAAGAAGTAGCTAAGCAAATCGCTAATGAGCTTGACTGTACTGTTATTCACGGCGATCCAACGAACGTGAATACTTTAAGAGAAGCTGGTGTCGAAAACGTTGATTACTTCATAGCTGCTATGGATGATGATAAAGATAATATCATAGCTGGGGTTGCAGCAAAAAATCTTGGCGCGAAAGAAGTAATAATAATACTAAATGATGAATCCTATGAGCAACTAGCACTAAACCTCGGTATATACGGTATAGTGTCCCCTTCAAAACTGGCTGTCCTTCAAATACTTGCTCTGGTAAAGGGATTCGATATAGTAAACTTGACAACTGTAATAAAAAGTGATGCCCGCTTCTTTACAGGTGTAATATCTGAGAAGCTTGATGGCAAGAAAATAAGTGAAATAAAGTTACCTGGGGACTCGATGATTATAGCTGTTTATCGTGGAGAAGAATTCCTGCTACCTAAAAATGACCTAGTTCTCCGTAAAGGGGATGAAGTTGTTGTAATAACTAGGGATAGTGATTTAAGTAAGGTTAAAGAATTTTTCAGCAAACAGCAAGGATAA